The following are from one region of the Salvia hispanica cultivar TCC Black 2014 chromosome 1, UniMelb_Shisp_WGS_1.0, whole genome shotgun sequence genome:
- the LOC125193662 gene encoding protein RKD3-like translates to MEIDMGWSNYNQALATIPKEDYDDVFSIPSQLPPLDLSGILGFHGCEFGMEETIPHLSSDMCLFHDTFYPSFDLHQSKTLVPECAFVDEMGGGLQVQLQPQQQQLLLLDYNGSTINDGKLVVNEEKRVSNRSFEELEDGSKNSKKLTRQMISQYFYMPITQAARELNVGLTLLKKRCRELGIRRWPHRKLMSLQTLIKNVQEFGKEEGEGKLQESLEILEQQRKLMEEIPDLQLEEKTKRLRQAFFKANYKKRKLMGRIESSSSKSAEPASLPHQNALALCSSADVIDYDEEDEEFKYFFADCFYSS, encoded by the exons ATGGAAATCGACATGGGCTGGTCAAATTACAATCAAGCTCTCGCAACAATTCCCAAAGAAGACTACGACGACGTCTTCTCCATCCCTTCCCAACTTCCTCCTCTCGATTTAAG TGGAATCCTTGGGTTTCATGGATGCGAGTTTGGAATGGAAGAAACAATTCCTCATTTATCATCGGATATGTGTCTTTTTCATGACACTTTCTACCCCTCTTTTGATCTTCATCAAAGCAAAACCCTAGTTCCAG AGTGTGCGTTTGTTGATGAGATGGGAGGAGGATTGCAAGTTCAGCTACAACCACAGCAGCAGCAGTTGCTTTTGCTGGATTATAATGGCTCTACTATCAACGATGGCAAGTTGGTAGTGAATGAGGAGAAGAGGGTTAGTAATAGATCGTTTGAAGAATTGGAGGATGGTAGCAAGAACTCGAAGAAATTGACAAGACAGATGATTTCTCAATACTTCTACATGCCGATTACACAGGCGGCAAGGGAACTCAATGTAGGGCTAACTCTCTTGAAGAAAAGGTGTAGAGAGTTAGGGATCAGGAGATGGCCTCACAGGAAGCTCATGAGCCTCCAAACCCTGATTAAGAATGTTCAG GAATTTGGAAAGGAGGAAGGGGAAGGGAAGTTGCAGGAATCGTTGGAGATTCTGGAACAGCAGAGGAAGCTGATGGAAGAGATTCCGGACCTGCAACTGGAGGAGAAAACAAAGAGGCTTCGGCAAGCCTTTTTCAAGGCAAACTACAAGAAGAGGAAGCTGATGGGAAGAATCGAGTCGTCGTCGTCGAAATCAGCAGAGCCTGCTTCGTTGCCTCATCAGAATGCTCTAGCTTTGTGTAGTTCTGCTGACGTTATTGACTATGACGAAGAAGATGAGGAGTTCAAGTATTTTTTTGCAGATTGCTTCTATTCTTCCTAG
- the LOC125208839 gene encoding malate dehydrogenase, chloroplastic-like, with translation MAATSATAFSVISTASSGPKVGLVTHSKAVSIKFNSKNCLTNFSGLKASNSVNCESESSFLGCESCAALSAPYCTAIRKRSQRCYSYVQPHASYKVAVLGAAGGIGQPLALLIKMSPLVSALNLYDIANVKGVAADLSHCNTPSCVSGFTGASELADCLKGADVVVIPAGVPRKPGMTRDDLFNVNASIVKTLVEAVADNCPDALIHIISNPVNSTVPIAAEILKQKGVYDPKKLFGVTTLDVVRANTFVSQEKNLKLIDVDVPVIGGHAGITILPLLSKAKPSVTFSDEQVQELTTRIQNAGTEVVEAKAGAGSATLSMAYAAARFVESSLRALDGDSDVYECAYVESNITELPFFASRIKLGRKGVEAVISSELHGLTDYENKALEALKPELKASIEKGVAFVQNQLVTA, from the coding sequence ATGGCAGCAACATCAGCAACCGCCTTTTCAGTTATATCCACTGCATCTTCCGGCCCCAAAGTTGGCCTGGTGACGCACTCTAAGGCCGTGAGCATCAAGTTTAACTCGAAAAACTGCCTCACGAATTTCAGTGGCCTCAAAGCAAGTAACTCTGTCAACTGTGAATCAGAATCATCATTCTTAGGCTGTGAAAGCTGTGCAGCCCTTAGTGCCCCTTACTGTACAGCTATCCGAAAACGAAGCCAGAGATGTTACAGTTATGTCCAGCCTCATGCATCCTACAAAGTAGCTGTTCTTGGAGCTGCTGGCGGTATAGGCCAGCCTCTCGCCCTCTTAATCAAGATGTCACCACTGGTCTCCGCTTTGAATCTATACGACATAGCGAATGTCAAGGGAGTTGCTGCTGATCTCAGCCACTGCAACACGCCATCTTGTGTATCAGGCTTCACCGGAGCTTCTGAGCTGGCGGATTGCTTGAAAGGAGCTGATGTTGTCGTGATACCAGCTGGTGTTCCGAGGAAGCCGGGCATGACCCGGGACGACCTCTTCAACGTCAATGCCAGCATAGTGAAGACCTTGGTGGAGGCCGTTGCTGACAACTGCCCCGATGCCTTGATTCACATCATCAGCAACCCTGTGAACTCCACAGTGCCAATTGCTGCTGAGATTTTGAAACAGAAAGGGGTGTATGATCCCAAGAAGCTCTTTGGTGTCACAACTCTTGATGTTGTGAGAGCAAACACATTTGTTTCCCAAGAGAAGAACTTGAAGCTCATTGACGTTGATGTCCCGGTCATTGGGGGCCATGCGGGTATTACTATTCTACCCCTGCTGTCAAAGGCAAAGCCTTCCGTTACTTTCAGCGATGAGCAAGTGCAAGAGCTGACAACGAGGATCCAAAACGCTGGGACTGAGGTTGTGGAGGCGAAGGCCGGAGCAGGATCCGCAACTCTCTCCATGGCGTATGCTGCAGCGAGGTTTGTTGAGTCCTCACTGCGAGCTCTTGATGGGGACAGTGATGTGTACGAGTGCGCCTATGTTGAGTCTAATATTACTGAGCTTCCGTTCTTTGCTTCGAGGATTAAGCTCGGGAGGAAGGGGGTCGAGGCCGTGATTTCATCGGAACTTCACGGACTAACCGATTATGAAAACAAGGCTTTAGAAGCTCTGAAGCCAGAGCTGAAGGCCAGTATTGAGAAAGGTGTTGCTTTTGTTCAAAACCAACTAGTTACTGCTTAA
- the LOC125202098 gene encoding probable arabinosyltransferase ARAD1, producing MYLSQEKSILPSRLLACLIAFAIFLLFSSSLSLIQFDPNSFIPISVLHLILDNSTSLSPTSNAKTNLLTLPTPSAKAPTSLVDESTTKRCDKDNALLKVYMYDLPPEFHFGLLGWKGVNASQTWPNLREAKRLPSYPGGLNLQHSVEYWLTLDLLASNVGNVARQCSAYRVQNASEADVIFVPFFSSLSYNRGSKQRHGRQNDMVMQGKLVEFLQGREEWKVSGGRDHLVVAHHPNSMLFARKKLGTSMFVLSDFGRYDVKIANIDKDVIAPYKHMVRSVSPVSSASFVQRPTLVYFQGAIYRKDGGVIRRELYYLLKNERDVHFAFGSVGRNGVSNAGKGMASSKFCLNIAGDTPSSNRLFDAIASHCVPVIISDEIELPFEDVLDYSEFCVFVPAADAVKKGYLLNLLRGIKEEEWTKMWGKLKEKSLHYEYQYPSQPNDAVDMIWKTVTRKKMPTWLKDHRRNRYIRSRSQWISICCEWGLVHGEHVSFETR from the exons ATGTATTTGTCTCAAGAGAAAAGCATTTTGCCATCAAGGCTTCTTGCTTGCTTAATAGCATTTGCAATATTTctcttgttttcttcttcattatcTCTCATACAGTTTGATCCCAATTCATTCATTCCAATATCAGTTCTTCACTTAATTTTGGACAACAGCACATCTCTTAGCCCAACTTCAAATGCCAAAACTAATCTATTAACATTACCAACTCCCTCTGCCAAAGCCCCTACTTCCCTTGTAGATGAATCAACGACGAAACGATGCGATAAGGACAATGCTCTTCTTAAAGTGTACATGTATGATCTCCCACCCGAGTTTCACTTCGGGTTGTTGGGTTGGAAGGGGGTGAATGCAAGCCAAACATGGCCTAATTTGCGCGAGGCAAAGAGATTACCATCCTACCCCGGTGGGCTAAACTTGCAACATAGTGTTGAGTATTGGCTTACTCTTGATCTTCTAGCATCAAATGTTGGAAATGTTGCTAGGCAATGTAGTGCATACAGGGTGCAGAACGCGAGCGAAGCAGATGTGATTTTCGTGCCCTTTTTCTCGTCCTTGAGTTACAACCGAGGCTCCAAGCAGAGGCATGGGAGGCAGAATGACATGGTGATGCAGGGGAAATTGGTGGAGTTTTTGCAAGGTAGGGAGGAGTGGAAGGTGAGTGGTGGGAGGGATCATTTGGTTGTGGCTCACCACCCTAATAGCATGTTGTTTGCGCGTAAGAAGCTTGGCACGAGCATGTTTGTGCTGTCGGATTTTGGGAGATATGATGTGAAGATAGCTAACATTGATAAGGATGTCATTGCTCCTTACAAGCACATGGTGAGGAGTGTTTCTCCTGTTTCCTCCGCTTCCTTCGTTCAACGTCCGACTCTGGTGTATTTTCAAGGGGCTATTTATAGGAAAGAT GGTGGAGTGATTCGTCGAGAGCTCTACTATCTTCTGAAAAACGAGAGAGACGTGCATTTTGCATTCGGAAGTGTGGGGAGAAATGGAGTGAGTAATGCAGGGAAAGGGATGGCCTCATCCAAATTCTGCTTGAATATTGCTGGTGACACGCCTTCGTCTAATCGTCTGTTTGATGCCATTGCTAGCCACTGTGTTCCGGTGATAATCAGCGATGAGATTGAGCTTCCGTTTGAGGATGTGCTCGACTACTCAGAGTTCTGCGTGTTTGTGCCAGCAGCGGACGCTGTGAAGAAGGGCTACCTTCTGAATTTGCTCAGAGGCATTAAAGAAGAGGAATGGACTAAAATGTGGGGgaaattgaaggaaaaaagCCTTCACTATGAATACCAGTACCCGTCTCAGCCAAACGATGCCGTGGACATGATATGGAAGACGGTCACACGCAAGAAGATGCCAACGTGGTTGAAGGATCACCGGAGAAACAGATACATCAGATCGCGGTCTCA ATGGATCAGCATTTGTTGTGAATGGGGTCTGGTCCACGGCGAACACGTCTCTTTTGAGACTCGTTAG